From the Brevibacillus choshinensis genome, one window contains:
- a CDS encoding ABC transporter ATP-binding protein — MLGPMVKLEHLVKQFGPQTVVHDLSLDIQKGEFLTLLGPSGCGKTTTLRMIAGFEHPSSGQIMLDGEYVHELPPYERDVNTVFQSYALFPHLNAYENVAFGLRVKKVSKSQIDTRVRKALNLVQLEDFVNRKPDQLSGGQRQRIAIARALINNPKVLLLDEPLGALDQKLRKQMQVELKHLQKQLGITFIFVTHDQEEALTMSDRIAVMNRGVLEQVDTPTVIYERPATRFVAEFIGETNLLTGTVSARDHQHMLIECEGFQIAATALPIHKNEKVTVAIRPEKSVLSLEPSADERIVQICGRLTERIYCGGSTRTVVTLTNGKQFVALEKTDQLLPAGAGDELYVHWKSEHGVVVTQ, encoded by the coding sequence ATGCTTGGTCCCATGGTAAAACTAGAGCATCTCGTCAAACAATTTGGTCCTCAAACAGTTGTCCATGATCTTTCTCTCGACATCCAGAAAGGAGAATTCCTCACTTTATTAGGACCCAGCGGATGCGGGAAAACAACCACGCTGCGAATGATCGCGGGTTTTGAACATCCAAGCTCCGGCCAAATCATGCTGGACGGCGAGTACGTTCACGAATTGCCTCCCTATGAACGCGACGTCAATACGGTATTTCAGAGCTACGCGCTGTTTCCCCATTTGAATGCGTACGAAAATGTCGCGTTTGGACTGCGTGTGAAAAAGGTCTCCAAAAGCCAAATTGATACGCGTGTCAGAAAAGCGCTGAATCTGGTCCAGCTGGAAGATTTCGTCAACCGCAAGCCCGATCAGCTCAGCGGCGGTCAGCGACAACGGATTGCCATCGCACGAGCGCTGATCAACAATCCCAAGGTGCTATTGCTTGACGAACCGCTGGGAGCTCTGGATCAGAAACTGCGTAAACAGATGCAGGTCGAGCTGAAGCACCTGCAAAAGCAATTGGGTATTACGTTTATATTCGTCACACACGATCAGGAAGAAGCCCTTACCATGTCTGACCGGATTGCTGTCATGAATCGGGGTGTACTGGAGCAGGTGGATACTCCCACCGTGATATATGAGCGGCCCGCGACGCGATTCGTTGCTGAATTCATCGGGGAAACCAACCTATTGACCGGTACGGTGAGCGCCCGGGATCACCAACATATGCTGATCGAGTGTGAAGGCTTTCAAATAGCGGCCACGGCACTCCCTATTCACAAAAATGAGAAAGTGACAGTGGCAATCCGGCCTGAAAAATCTGTTCTTTCCCTAGAGCCCTCTGCCGATGAACGGATTGTCCAAATCTGTGGCAGGTTGACGGAGAGGATCTACTGCGGCGGATCAACAAGGACGGTCGTTACTCTGACAAACGGCAAGCAATTCGTTGCTCTGGAGAAGACCGATCAGCTCCTGCCTGCGGGTGCGGGTGATGAGCTCTATGTCCATTGGAAATCGGAACACGGGGTGGTGGTAACCCAATGA
- a CDS encoding sigma 54-interacting transcriptional regulator, whose amino-acid sequence MLAAAIHSASSQSNGPFIIVNCGDIPECDLPFHLQVKLLHVLQTKQVERVLSNKLLPVNIRVISATNKNLEEMVRNNEFREDLYFRMSVIPLHMPPLRDRSEDILLLMDYFLAKYHQLLNHPILDFTPKVKVMFCHYQ is encoded by the coding sequence ATGCTGGCAGCCGCCATCCACTCTGCTAGTTCCCAAAGCAACGGACCGTTCATCATCGTAAACTGCGGAGACATTCCAGAGTGTGATTTACCCTTTCATCTCCAGGTTAAGCTGTTGCATGTCCTCCAAACGAAGCAGGTTGAGCGAGTCTTATCCAACAAGCTGCTGCCGGTCAATATTCGTGTCATTTCGGCTACCAACAAAAACCTGGAGGAAATGGTCCGAAACAATGAATTTAGAGAGGATTTATACTTCCGGATGAGCGTGATCCCCTTACATATGCCACCGCTTCGTGATCGTTCGGAAGACATCCTGCTTCTAATGGATTACTTTCTGGCAAAATACCACCAACTGCTTAACCACCCGATCCTGGATTTCACCCCGAAAGTAAAAGTAATGTTCTGCCACTACCAGTAG